The following is a genomic window from Anopheles aquasalis chromosome 3, idAnoAquaMG_Q_19, whole genome shotgun sequence.
ATGCATATGCGGTTGACGATAACTAATTGAATCGTTCGGCTGGCCCAGAAGACGGCCAGCAACCGTCGCAGTGCTGTGAAGGGCCGAGTTGAGGACATCCTTCCGACCTTCCGTCTACCACCGGTCCGGTGTCAGCAATGCAGCTGAACGTTTATCAAACTTGTCCGCCAGACTTTGGTCAAACACAGGTTCTCGGACGGCCCCCATACGACCATCGCGTATGGCGACGCCAATAGGTTTTTGGGACAAtcgagaaaacggaaaacgagcGACCGTTGCGTCTTGGTGGTGTGTGAAGAATactttttttgcaaaaaagcaaaggaaaaacaagaaaaaataGCCTGCAGCAACCGGAAATGGTACCCTTCCCCCCATGACTCTTTctgcccctccccctttcctccttttcgGTTTGTACACTAACACGAACGCACGCGCGTCCCAGGACTCCTGTGGGACTGATCGAGCGGAACGAgacgaaccgacgacgacaacgacgaatgGGGCACCGtcgtacgcgcgcgcgttatAAGCGAGCCAATCGAGCGAAACGCGAATGTCCTTGCGAGAGTCCTGGGGTACACACGCGACTGCTAGCCAGCGGCCTATGTGTGTTTGCATCGGATGCATCGACAGCTCCACGTTGGATGACTAACATTGGAGCGGGGATCGGAGGGATGGTTTGCCGATAATTATGGAGGAACAGATGTTTCAGGCGTTGCAGAAGGAGCTCGTGttcccgttttccatttttaaacgATACTTACGCCTTACTGTTGCTTAACCAATGTGCCCTTTGATGCAGTTAGGAAGTGCAACCAAGACGGTAGTCGACGCCCAGAGTCGTAAACGGGACTGAAGAAGGATTGCAGGCGAGTTGGTTACCGTTAGCGGAATTGTTTAAACACCTACAATACGCCATTAGTAAACATTAGGACGAAAAGTACTACAAGGATACGGCAGAAATCACACGATACCTTTTCTTCCTCAAGAGAATTCGGATTCGAATAATTTTCAAACTTATCCATGCCTGAGGTGTCGATGTGATTCACTCACATAGtaaaagggaaatgaattCAAATTGATGGCTGTGTGTACTACGATTGATCAAACCCATTCTTGTACGAAGTCGCAACAACTTACTAGATTTACACATTTATATTTTCAAATGCTCAACAAGGAATAATGAATTACATTCTTTTCAAATAGCGATCCTCCATATTTTAATTCATAATTTAATCGATTTTAATTTACATCACTTCATAAAGTTTACCGATAGCCAAATTGTTCACGATTAACGAAATCAATTCAAACAATCAAGCAGCCGATAATACGATCCAAACTCTACCAGAGCATCATTATGGAGGAGGCAACCGACGGTTCCGCATCACCCCGATCCACACCAGTTCGTCCCGTTTTATCGTTGATCTCGGGGCATATCGTACTGAGGTTGAAGTTTGTGATTGTACCTCCGGACGAGGATTGAATCAACGATGAGCTACCACTCATCCCGctctgatgatggtgatgatgatgatgatgatgatgatgatgaggctgttgatgatgatgtacttGGCTGCCGTAAAGAGGCATCTGGGATGAGGCACTACCACCGAATCCAACAGTGCCACCCGACGAAggcacagaagaagaagcggaagtGTTAAAACAAGGTGCGACGTCTAGGTGATGTGACTGGCCAGCGGTATACGATGTTGCATCAATTCCATTGAAGCCCTCGTCTGGTGGCAAAAGACTGGACTGGCGTTTACTGGGTACTTTAGATGAGTCATAGCTATGCGTTGACGAGGTGGAATACTGATTGTAGCTATACGAAGCGGTAGATCCCTCAATCCCTTGATGCGTTGACTTTTGCGTAGAATGAACGACTTCCGCTGGAATGCTCCTGTAAGGTCGTTGTTGTCCGTGTTGTGaaatttgttgttgctgatgctgctgctgatgttgatgatagTTAGGGTAGGATACGGACTCTGTCGGGTGTGTTTTTGCGGCAGAAGTTGCGGTGGTTCCGTTGTTTGGAAATTGTGAACACGTTGTCACCGAGTAGCTGCTACTGGAAGCGGAGCTCGGTACAGAAGACGTGGTGGAGTTTGAGACCATGCTTCGCACATAATCCGTAGTCGGACGTATGTTACTACCTTTATGGGACTTCCTTTCTGAGCTtttatgatgctgcagctcacTGGACATCCCTCCACTATAATGCTTTCCGGATGAGCAATGGTTAGACGAAGCTTTCTCCGTAAACGATGGCAAGTAGTAGGAtgggaaaccatcaccattgACAGTGGCTGCTGGCGGTAGCGCGTGATAATTACTTCCAGTCGAGCTCAAATTAGTTCCAGCAGAAGGATGGAAATAGGATCCTTGGGAGGATGCAGCAGCCGGCTTTCCATAGTATAGGCCACTTCCAGCGACTGTTCCGGTTGGAGTTGCAGTCGTTAGGCTGGTATAGGCATTGCCACCATCCAagaattgattggaaaaacTATAGCTCTTGCCGTAATCCGTTCCCGGTGTTGTATACGCGTCAAAATTAAATGGAATATTCGCCGTGTTGGATGGATTTGCGAGGAGTTCTCCCATGGGTGCGTTACTGGAGCATCCATAGTCGTAAAGCTTATCTTTGCGCCCCTGGGCAGCTTCATCTGTAAGATTGTTAGATGTATTGTACGTCGTATTGCCTATCAGTGCCTCGGCGGAGTAGCTATTGTTGGGAGGTTTATGCTGCTGGCAAGAAGATACCGAAACAGATGATGACAGATGGCCTTGGCCGCTTCCGTTATTGTTGGGATAAACTTTGCTCGACTGATCAACAAGCTGACTAACAGAGAGAAAGCTACTTCCAGTTCCGGAACTATTGCCAGTCGACTCTTGTGGCGCTGAAGTTTGCTGAGCCCTTTTAACGCTGCTGGAAGACTGCTTACAGGTAGCACCAGATGTATTCAACTCTATACCACCATTACCTGTGGCAGGAAGTGTAACGGGTGGTACAAAATACGAGCTGTCGGGCAATTTGCTCGGCGAAGACCACGAACCAGCTAGCCCAGTAGCACCGCTGCCCTCGTCACCGACGGGATGTGCGAAGAAGATATCGGACTTTCGGTTAGAACTCTGGCTGTGAGCGTGATTCAGGTCGAAGTTTGCTCCATATCCTGCGGCAGGTGGGATCACGTAGTCGATCGACGGATTAATAAGCTGCGAGGTATATTCGTACCCAAATTGTTGATGGTTTTGCTGAGAGTGTgacgattgttgctgctgctgttgatactgctgctgatgttgttgatgctgcgattgatgttgttgatggttaTTGTATTGAGTATATGAAGCGGTGTGACTTTGTGTCACGATCGACACGTGATCACTACTCTTGTATTCTTGACGCCCTTCCGCCATCCACGACACATCGTACttcgattgctgttgttgcgtctGTTGAAGGTGGAAATCGCCCTCGTAGTTGTCACTGGTCGAATGCGATCCCATCGCTTCCCTCGATCGATCTTTTATCTTATGACCTGAGAATTGGCCCCCTacactttgctgctgccgaacgGATACCTTGGGTACGCTGGATTCCGAGAACATCTGAGTAGACTGTGCAGTTGCTACGGACGAAGCGGACTGTGTGTACGATGGTTGCGTTTTGGTGGTTGATGTGAGGCAGAAAGTAAAACTAGTggccggtttttcggtggtAATGTTGTCGCCATTCGTGTTGCCACAGTTCGATAGTAACGGATCTAGTATAGCATTGAAGGTACTGCTATAGCTGCTCGTTTTAGTAGGCGTTTTGTGGTAGTACCCATACGTATCATAGGATGGTGTAGTCATTGTCGCCGCCAGAAT
Proteins encoded in this region:
- the LOC126575597 gene encoding serine-rich adhesin for platelets-like isoform X1; translation: MTKKKPSPQNRIWEKERRERLNKSFEDLQRLLPDHDPNATLTKIEILQKAIELIGKLQKKIKDLIDECQDPLKEHVHEQDNRLQKLLARNDELMGLLRKAKVTIPPCKYTIEEQLERQDQRTEEKENGKTDGKKRKPAGSKKQSVIKKKPAPTGTPASVPVTDGSALSNLNNVTPPSSGVVSVSSVVPSAPCPAIVTSALRNVNGPSVNTGGGGILYVPITSLPTLTQSFHVARLFFVSVAVTPALQPTPIMTTSVLITNNGRLLQMPLVTPPASLLIVGNEDVRAKLNLRKRSHSSVPGAVKGRPPKVGRFTIKSIDVIPGRIVNGKIPIAPLPRPAKRPIASEPTAASRVTKLQKRLRHNSTKKARKGKSGAKSGSDPAVGENKKEKVEQTPLANGSSDGPQSNVQDKTLGDQNHAANDMPAEKAHPRGPEEPIKVSQKEPDKANQADAHLPTTELGLSHTDLEEDLFANLHAMPSDPDAHRDANGDTPLSPTAAYLMNFPLVAGGGKAAGNHLAEPCDDENDECSPVQTANTRTVEQEITKKSSISYNDPAAAGAMTENYGSFFNYNPMDPATGEGVSVTTTTSSSSTNTNSYATIYQSIDTMLEHRPTLPNLVGTTTETETVSIASSTTSSSATTFTFTLTSTTTSTPVTAQSHSTAANHYYTPSKVPVVTDGSLDCLANRKPPPVPPIEFTFSLTTTTAAPPRTVQSQYTNSNILAATMTTPSYDTYGYYHKTPTKTSSYSSTFNAILDPLLSNCGNTNGDNITTEKPATSFTFCLTSTTKTQPSYTQSASSVATAQSTQMFSESSVPKVSVRQQQSVGGQFSGHKIKDRSREAMGSHSTSDNYEGDFHLQQTQQQQSKYDVSWMAEGRQEYKSSDHVSIVTQSHTASYTQYNNHQQHQSQHQQHQQQYQQQQQQSSHSQQNHQQFGYEYTSQLINPSIDYVIPPAAGYGANFDLNHAHSQSSNRKSDIFFAHPVGDEGSGATGLAGSWSSPSKLPDSSYFVPPVTLPATGNGGIELNTSGATCKQSSSSVKRAQQTSAPQESTGNSSGTGSSFLSVSQLVDQSSKVYPNNNGSGQGHLSSSVSVSSCQQHKPPNNSYSAEALIGNTTYNTSNNLTDEAAQGRKDKLYDYGCSSNAPMGELLANPSNTANIPFNFDAYTTPGTDYGKSYSFSNQFLDGGNAYTSLTTATPTGTVAGSGLYYGKPAAASSQGSYFHPSAGTNLSSTGSNYHALPPAATVNGDGFPSYYLPSFTEKASSNHCSSGKHYSGGMSSELQHHKSSERKSHKGSNIRPTTDYVRSMVSNSTTSSVPSSASSSSYSVTTCSQFPNNGTTATSAAKTHPTESVSYPNYHQHQQQHQQQQISQHGQQRPYRSIPAEVVHSTQKSTHQGIEGSTASYSYNQYSTSSTHSYDSSKVPSKRQSSLLPPDEGFNGIDATSYTAGQSHHLDVAPCFNTSASSSVPSSGGTVGFGGSASSQMPLYGSQVHHHQQPHHHHHHHHHHHHQSGMSGSSSLIQSSSGGTITNFNLSTICPEINDKTGRTGVDRGDAEPSVASSIMMLW
- the LOC126575597 gene encoding serine-rich adhesin for platelets-like isoform X2, encoding MTKKKPSPQNRIWEKERRERLNKSFEDLQRLLPDHDPNATLTKIEILQKAIELIGKLQKKIKDLIDECQDPLKEHVHEQDNRLQKLLARNDELMGLLRKAKVTIPPCKYTIEEQLERQDQRTEEKENGKTDGKKRKPAGSKKQSVIKKKPAPTGTPASVPVTDGSALSNLNNVTPPSSGVVSVSSVVPSAPCPAIVTSALRNVNGPSVNTGGGVAVTPALQPTPIMTTSVLITNNGRLLQMPLVTPPASLLIVGNEDVRAKLNLRKRSHSSVPGAVKGRPPKVGRFTIKSIDVIPGRIVNGKIPIAPLPRPAKRPIASEPTAASRVTKLQKRLRHNSTKKARKGKSGAKSGSDPAVGENKKEKVEQTPLANGSSDGPQSNVQDKTLGDQNHAANDMPAEKAHPRGPEEPIKVSQKEPDKANQADAHLPTTELGLSHTDLEEDLFANLHAMPSDPDAHRDANGDTPLSPTAAYLMNFPLVAGGGKAAGNHLAEPCDDENDECSPVQTANTRTVEQEITKKSSISYNDPAAAGAMTENYGSFFNYNPMDPATGEGVSVTTTTSSSSTNTNSYATIYQSIDTMLEHRPTLPNLVGTTTETETVSIASSTTSSSATTFTFTLTSTTTSTPVTAQSHSTAANHYYTPSKVPVVTDGSLDCLANRKPPPVPPIEFTFSLTTTTAAPPRTVQSQYTNSNILAATMTTPSYDTYGYYHKTPTKTSSYSSTFNAILDPLLSNCGNTNGDNITTEKPATSFTFCLTSTTKTQPSYTQSASSVATAQSTQMFSESSVPKVSVRQQQSVGGQFSGHKIKDRSREAMGSHSTSDNYEGDFHLQQTQQQQSKYDVSWMAEGRQEYKSSDHVSIVTQSHTASYTQYNNHQQHQSQHQQHQQQYQQQQQQSSHSQQNHQQFGYEYTSQLINPSIDYVIPPAAGYGANFDLNHAHSQSSNRKSDIFFAHPVGDEGSGATGLAGSWSSPSKLPDSSYFVPPVTLPATGNGGIELNTSGATCKQSSSSVKRAQQTSAPQESTGNSSGTGSSFLSVSQLVDQSSKVYPNNNGSGQGHLSSSVSVSSCQQHKPPNNSYSAEALIGNTTYNTSNNLTDEAAQGRKDKLYDYGCSSNAPMGELLANPSNTANIPFNFDAYTTPGTDYGKSYSFSNQFLDGGNAYTSLTTATPTGTVAGSGLYYGKPAAASSQGSYFHPSAGTNLSSTGSNYHALPPAATVNGDGFPSYYLPSFTEKASSNHCSSGKHYSGGMSSELQHHKSSERKSHKGSNIRPTTDYVRSMVSNSTTSSVPSSASSSSYSVTTCSQFPNNGTTATSAAKTHPTESVSYPNYHQHQQQHQQQQISQHGQQRPYRSIPAEVVHSTQKSTHQGIEGSTASYSYNQYSTSSTHSYDSSKVPSKRQSSLLPPDEGFNGIDATSYTAGQSHHLDVAPCFNTSASSSVPSSGGTVGFGGSASSQMPLYGSQVHHHQQPHHHHHHHHHHHHQSGMSGSSSLIQSSSGGTITNFNLSTICPEINDKTGRTGVDRGDAEPSVASSIMMLW